The Oenanthe melanoleuca isolate GR-GAL-2019-014 chromosome 1, OMel1.0, whole genome shotgun sequence genome segment CAGCAGTGTTCTGGAACAGGGATAACCCGaggacagcacaggaacaaCCACTCTGTGCCCTCCTGATTCCATCTAACATTTTCCTGTTTGAAAGTACAGGGGCAGCTCTATGTGCAGACCAGCCTGACTTTTGTCAGAGCTCACTCACAAGAAGGAAAACTATGAGATGTCGAGTTTTCATTTTAGATCAGGAACTGCTGGATATCACCCTCTCTCTGCAGCAATTTGTTCAGTTTGGCAGACATGTCCTCACCGCTCTCACAGCAAGTACTTCAACCACATTAACTGGGAGAGGTTTGTCTTTTCTCTCACCCTGTACTGCCTTGATACAGAACTCCCCAGCCCACCTGAGCCGTGGTGAAGTGCACAGCCCCACCATGGCATCTCCCCTCATAGCCCCACCATGGCATCTCATCTCCCCTCtcatcccctcacagccccgccATGGCATctcccctcacggccccgccATCTCCCCTCAGGGCCCCGCCATCTCCCCTCACggccccaccatctcccctcacagccccaccatctctcctcacagtcccaccatctcccctcacagccccaccatctcccctcacagccccgccatctcccctcacagtcccaccatctcccctcacagccccaccatctcccctcacggCTCCTTCCCGCCCCTCACCATTCCCGCCCTCAGGGCTGAGGCGGCGCTCGGCCGCCCCCCGGCGGAGAGCGGGGACGAGCGGGAtcctctctccttctttccccctctcctcccttccttcccctcctttcccccttccccGTCTCTCCTAGTCTCCCATCTCTATCCACCCCCATTCCCCCGACCCTCCCGTCTggctcccttccctcccctcccggTGTCCTTGAGCGCGGGGTCGGAGCCGAGCGCGGCCCCTCCCGTTCCTGCggcccctcctcttcctgccgGGCCGTTGCTGCCGGTTCGCGGTGAGCGGCGCaggcgggccgggccgggctcgcAGGTGAGGCGGGGGCGGGCCGGGCTCGCAGGTGAGGCGGGGGCGGGCCGGGCTCGCAGGTGAGGCGGGCCGGGCTCGCAGGTGAGGCTGGGGCGGGCAGGGCTCGCAGgtgaggcggggccgggctcgcaggtgaggcggggccgggccgggctcgcaggtgaggcggggccgggccgggctcgcAGGTGAGGCGGGAGCGGGCCGGGCTCGCAGGTGCGGGAGGGAACGGGCCGGGCTCGCAGGTGaggcggggcgggccgggctcGCAGgtgaggcggggccgggctcgcAGGTGAGGCGGGCCGGGCTCGCAGGTGAGGCGGGCCGGGCTCGCAGGTGaggcggggcgggccgggctcGCAGGTGAGGCGGGCCGGGCCCGCAGGtgcgggagggagcggggccggtTCCTGGGGGGCTCAACCtatcccccctccccaaatcccagcgGGGATCGCTCAGTTCGCACTGCCCGGGGAGGGTGAACcccccctttcccagctggctccctggggGGGTGGGTGAGGGTTCTACATATGGTTCTTTAATTTATCAGTCAAGTTGGTTGGAATCGGCGCTGCCGAGTTATGAGAAGGTCACTTTCGGAGCAATAATTGGATTTTAAAAGTGTGTTGATCATTCTGTTTAGATGGTAGTTGTACGGGGTTTTATGGCCGTATCTTTGTCGTATCTTTTTATGTTATCTTTGTCAGGCAGAATGAAATGACTGGATCATAAATAAAAGGTGTTAATGAGCTCCGTTATCACAAGCTGATGACTTGGGACCTTACAATGAGTCAAAGCCAGCTGAAAACACTGACGACTGATCCAGTCCAAGTGttgtccttttccttctctgggtTAGCAGAAGGGTAGTTGGTATGTGCAGGAGATATAAACGCTGCTTGTTCTTTAATTAACCTTGAGGAGTTGATTTGACCTAGTTTTGTGTTTGGCAATGGAGCGAGCAAAGGAGTTGTTGCCCTCTCAGTGTCTGTGTAACTGGTGTGTCCACTTAATGTTATATTCTTCCACTTTGATTTTACATAAGGACTGCCATTGTCACCTGCTGAGGttctgccctggctgtgtccccagatAACCCAGAATCACTGGAATTGTTGGCAGAGGGAAATACTGAGTGCTATCGATCTGGTTTGAGTTCCAGGATTGCACCCCTGCCTGGCACCAGCGGAGGAGTTTGGCCACTGCTGGGATATAAAGGCTGAACTAAGCGAATCTGTGACCTGAGTGCTGATCCAGATGTTGCTGTGGAATACCAAAAACGGGCTGTGATGACCTCCTTTGTACCAGCTTGTAAGTCTTAAGGCATTGATCCAGGGGAGTAGGAAATGGAGCTGTTGCTGAATGTAGGTAcacaggagaagggagggatTTGTTTCAGCAGTTACTGCTCAGCATCAAGCTTATGTCCAGTTTACACTGGTATGAGTTTGCTGAAAGGCAAGAaaggcattaaaataaaaaatagaaaaataaaggcGATAAAAATGCttcctgggaattctgcagTGCAAAACAAACCTGTGCTCCTGTTGTCataccaggaaaaaattaagttgtgaaataattttcataaatttcGTTTATGTtgtactactactactacttcTTCAACAGTAATTATTTAGAAATGTAAATGAATGACTTTTTAAGTTTAAGGAGAGCAAGGTTAGAcgggattttgggcaggaatagttccctggcagggtgggcaggccctggcacagggtgcccagagcagctgtggctgcccctggatccctggcagtgcccaaggccaggctggacactggggctggagcagcctgggcagtggaagatgtccctgccatggcaggggtgagattaaatgggatttaaggtccttccaatccaaaccattctgggattctgtgatttcaatATTagtctgtaaaagaaaaaagtactgCTGAATTTTAGTAGGGATTTCTTTAATATATCAGGCTAAAGATAAGACTTATGCCCTGgaagttcttttaaaaaaatatatttaataggATTTTTGTACAAATGTGTCTGTAGGTTCTTTATAATGTAGCTGCATCTGAAGACATCCCTGTGGCTTTGTGTCATGCTGAGTAACAACATGGGACATTGTTTCCTGGGACGGGGAGCCATGATTCCAAGGAAGCTGAAGCCCTTTCTCTGCAGGATGCTGTCGGGTTACAAACCCAAAACCGACATCAAGGACTCCTACAAAAttctggagctggaggaagggTGTTCCCCTGACGATGTCAGGAATTCCTATCGCAACCTTGCCAAAAAATACCACCCGGACAGCAGCTCGGGCATGGCCGACTCCAAGGCCTTCATCAGGGTGGAGGAGGCCTACAGGGTTGTGCTCAGCGACCTGGCGGCCAAGCAGAGCTCAGATCgtggagaggaggaggatgaggagcagctgaaagccaaatccctgcagcacaggcactaCCTGAGCTTCGAGGGCGTGGGCATCGGCACGCCGAGCCAGCGGGAGAAGCAGTACATGCAGTTCCGCGTGGACCGCGCCAGCGAGCAGGTGCTGCAGTACCGGCAGCAGCGGCTGGAGAGCCGCGCCGCCGGCAGCCACCTCAGCACGGCCAGGGACGTGCGCCAGAGCAAGAAGGTGAAGATCACCCAGGCCGTGGAGCGCCTGGTGGAGGATCTCATCCAGGAGTCCATGGCCA includes the following:
- the DNAJC28 gene encoding dnaJ homolog subfamily C member 28 isoform X2; the protein is MLSNNMGHCFLGRGAMIPRKLKPFLCRMLSGYKPKTDIKDSYKILELEEGCSPDDVRNSYRNLAKKYHPDSSSGMADSKAFIRVEEAYRVVLSDLAAKQSSDRGEEEDEEQLKAKSLQHRHYLSFEGVGIGTPSQREKQYMQFRVDRASEQVLQYRQQRLESRAAGSHLSTARDVRQSKKVKITQAVERLVEDLIQESMAKGDFDNLRGKGKPLQKFSHSPHIDPMTHNLNRILIDNGYQPEWILLQKEIRQTIERLRSGVLASRRKLGEPMTLPEQKQWGRVCEQLAEDIRKLNKRVDDFNLVVPILSRQMVHFSTDKEILRARKMYEAVLEKGSDPDTKETEGDKGKRFGWKSSLLKWLKLTPK
- the DNAJC28 gene encoding dnaJ homolog subfamily C member 28 isoform X1, with protein sequence MLSNNMGHCFLGRGAMIPRKLKPFLCRMLSGYKPKTDIKDSYKILELEEGCSPDDVRNSYRNLAKKYHPDSSSGMADSKAFIRVEEAYRVVLSDLAAKQSSDRGEEEDEEQLKAKSLQHRHYLSFEGVGIGTPSQREKQYMQFRVDRASEQVLQYRQQRLESRAAGSHLSTARDVRQSKKVKITQAVERLVEDLIQESMAKGDFDNLRGKGKPLQKFSHSPHIDPMTHNLNRILIDNGYQPEWILLQKEIRQTIERLRSGVLASRRKLGEPMTLPEQKQWGRVCEQLAEDIRKLNKRVDDFNLVVPILSRQMVHFSTDKEILRARKMYEAVLEKGSDPDTKETEGDKGKRNQKLVQTNPVEDFKSKSSSWHKDK